The window GGCGTTGTTGTATGTGGAGAACGGCTGACACGGGGCGCATCCGATTAGAATTTTTATATTGGTGTCTTTCAGGTATCCTTTGATTGTATCGCTTTTTAATTTCATTACGTCTTCTTTTAAAAAGACGGCGTGGTTGTTGAATTCGAAAGGAAATTGGCAAGTACCGTCAAAATCTATACCCGCCGTGATATTGAAACCTTCTTTTATAAAACCATGTGTCAATCCGCCTGCGCCGCAGAAAACGTCAACTACAGCCGTACGCTTTACAATGCACATATCTGTCACCTCTTTCTTTATACAGTATTATAGCTAAATCATGCGTTCTCGTCGATGTATTCTTTAAGATACACTAGAGAACCCTAATCTTTCAAGTTTCTTCTTGTTATCATCTCGTCCTTTAGGTTTGTAATGTAGATATCTGCTGATATGTTCTATAAATTGGCAAAATGTGTCGAAGTTTACACTGTCAGCACGTAGCCCTATGCCGTCTATGCGTTGGCTGGTCTGCCAAGTAGAAAAAACATCAAGAGGTTGTTGGGGTTGAAATTCGTTTATTGTAAATATTTTGTGCTCAGAGCGAGTAATCCACGCCGCTCCAACCTCTACGAGCGCACCCCAGGAATTCCTCATATCTAGGCTTGTTATAAAAATTACAAAAATATTTTGATCAGACCTACTTTTTACAAAAAAATCTCTTAAGTAATCATAAACTCCGTATTTTCTATTTACGCCAACTGGAATTCTGGCGGTTTCGTCGTCGCAATTTGTATAAAGAATGTCGGTTTTAGGAATGTTGTTGAACAGCAACATCTCGTATACGACGTCTGCGAAATCTTTATCACTCTTAGTATGGCTTATAAGCAACTTCTTTTTCGCTTCGTCTATGCGCGGTTTCAGTCCAAGCTCAGCGCTGTTGTCGTTGATCGTGTCTCTTATAATTTTTTCTGCTTCCTGCGGGGTTCCTTGGCCGAAGGCGTTCACCATGCGCTGGGCAGCTTCTGAAGACGTCTTCTTTATGAATGTTTCTACTTGTTCTTGAAATTTCTTTTCGTTTTCTTTTTGTTTGTCGAGTTTCTTTTTGTTCTGCTCAGCTTTCTTAAAAGAAGCATATTTTGTGCGTAGCTCCAATATTTGCGGAAGCAACTCGTTTCTTGCGTATTCAATCACAGTTCGGTAACGAACGTCGTCGGTTCTATATCCTTGCCTGTTGCTGAGCGCCATGTCGTCAAGCTCTGAAAGTTCAAATATATCGACATGAAGCTGTCCTACCACGTACACCTCATTTAATTTATTCTGCCCGATTGATGGAAGAATATTGAATTCTCCCATTTTGTTATTCGCATATAATGAAATAAAATTATCTGGAAAATCAGATGCCACCTGTTTTCTGTTGGAAGTAGTTTTATATGCGCCGATCCAGCCCTTTACGACGATATTGTAAGGGCGTTTTTCTTTTAGGTTGTTGTTCATAATTTCAACGCCTTCGAACACCTTTTCCGGCAATATTTTTAGCAGCTCACCTTTTGTGCCATCAATGCCAGAGTCGAAATACGTCCCGTATTTTGCAAATGGCTCGCCGAATGTTATCAACGCGCACAG is drawn from Cloacibacillus porcorum and contains these coding sequences:
- a CDS encoding ATP-binding protein, coding for MADKKYEIDISPRILELLGPNLYTNIYYILAELIANAYDADAHNVWIFDDKDAITVEDDGKGMSYEKGDIKKYLNVAEVTRTGEEDAYTPSGRKKMGRKGVGKLAALSVSENVVIKTIADGEKSGFILSRYPKEGNLLEPLTEQEVKFNKVKRHGTAVVMLKPKYTLHATLDAVKKNLLRIFPTIGEGFKIHLIRNDEDKIVTRSDKSMVEELCALITFGEPFAKYGTYFDSGIDGTKGELLKILPEKVFEGVEIMNNNLKEKRPYNIVVKGWIGAYKTTSNRKQVASDFPDNFISLYANNKMGEFNILPSIGQNKLNEVYVVGQLHVDIFELSELDDMALSNRQGYRTDDVRYRTVIEYARNELLPQILELRTKYASFKKAEQNKKKLDKQKENEKKFQEQVETFIKKTSSEAAQRMVNAFGQGTPQEAEKIIRDTINDNSAELGLKPRIDEAKKKLLISHTKSDKDFADVVYEMLLFNNIPKTDILYTNCDDETARIPVGVNRKYGVYDYLRDFFVKSRSDQNIFVIFITSLDMRNSWGALVEVGAAWITRSEHKIFTINEFQPQQPLDVFSTWQTSQRIDGIGLRADSVNFDTFCQFIEHISRYLHYKPKGRDDNKKKLERLGFSSVS